In the genome of Variibacter gotjawalensis, one region contains:
- a CDS encoding glycerophosphodiester phosphodiesterase family protein, whose product MDWLTARPIAHRGLHTASEGVIENMPSAFTAAIGGNYAIECDVQCSADGEAMVHHDGVLDRLTETTGPLGGRTVAELKRVDFRNTADRMLTLGELCDLVAGRVTLIVEIKHQRDAKSPLPKRVADVLSSYKGPVATMSFDPDQIATVREQAPNLVRGIVAERNFHPKDWGPMSGWERFRLAHLLHAPTSKPQFVSYRVADLPALAPTLARALFGIPLICWTVRTPEDRAQAEACKAQITFEGFRA is encoded by the coding sequence ATGGACTGGCTGACGGCGCGTCCGATAGCGCATCGCGGGCTTCACACCGCCTCCGAAGGCGTTATCGAGAATATGCCGTCCGCCTTCACGGCCGCTATCGGCGGCAACTACGCGATCGAATGCGACGTCCAATGCTCGGCCGATGGCGAAGCAATGGTGCATCACGACGGCGTGCTTGACCGCCTGACCGAGACCACCGGCCCGCTCGGCGGCCGCACCGTCGCCGAACTCAAGCGTGTCGACTTCAGAAACACCGCCGACCGCATGCTCACGCTCGGCGAGTTGTGCGATTTGGTCGCCGGCCGCGTTACGCTCATCGTCGAGATCAAACACCAGCGGGACGCAAAGTCCCCGCTGCCGAAGCGGGTTGCCGATGTGCTGTCGAGCTACAAAGGGCCGGTCGCGACGATGTCGTTCGACCCGGACCAGATCGCGACAGTGCGCGAGCAAGCGCCAAACCTCGTTCGCGGCATCGTCGCCGAGCGGAATTTCCATCCGAAGGACTGGGGTCCGATGAGCGGTTGGGAGCGCTTCCGCCTCGCCCACCTTCTCCATGCCCCGACCTCAAAGCCTCAATTCGTGTCCTACCGCGTCGCCGATTTGCCCGCGCTGGCGCCGACGCTGGCGCGCGCCCTCTTCGGAATTCCGCTGATCTGCTGGACCGTCCGCACCCCCGAGGATCGCGCCCAGGCCGAAGCCTGCAAGGCGCAGATCACCTTCGAGGGCTTCCGCGCCTAA
- a CDS encoding RsmB/NOP family class I SAM-dependent RNA methyltransferase has product MTPAARLSATIEVLDDIIARRRPAADALKDWGLAHRFAGSGDRAAIGSLTFDALRKRASSAWIMGDESPRAIALGMLKRERNFNLAAIEKLTDGGRFAPSPLSEDERARLDTADVSSAPAWVAGDYPEWLDPYLTASFGDDRAEEGAALAARAPVDLRANLIKSDAQKVAAELAEYHAQPTRWSPTGVRIALGSDAKAPPLQSEPGYLKGMFEVQDEGSQLAALFAAPEGGKRVIDLCAGAGGKSLALAALMHNRGEVIATDSDKRRLAPIYARLERASAKCVKVLTPRGKTDVLAEFDLSADLVLVDAPCTGSGAWRRNPDAKWRIRPGALEIREREQAEVLDRAARLVRPGGRLAYVTCSVLDNENGAQVRSFLSRSKSFSVILPDEVISALGERAMVFGKAARLSAEGILMTPRTTETDGFFVSVLRREG; this is encoded by the coding sequence ATGACCCCCGCAGCACGACTTTCGGCGACCATCGAAGTTCTTGACGACATCATCGCTCGGCGGCGGCCCGCCGCCGATGCGTTGAAAGACTGGGGTCTCGCGCATCGCTTCGCAGGGTCTGGCGATCGCGCGGCGATCGGTTCGCTGACTTTCGATGCGCTGCGCAAACGTGCGTCTTCGGCATGGATCATGGGCGACGAGAGCCCGCGCGCCATCGCGCTCGGGATGCTCAAGCGTGAGCGCAATTTCAATCTCGCGGCGATCGAGAAGCTGACGGACGGTGGGCGCTTCGCACCGTCGCCGTTGAGCGAAGACGAGCGTGCGCGGCTCGATACGGCCGATGTATCGTCGGCTCCCGCGTGGGTCGCGGGGGATTATCCGGAATGGCTCGACCCTTATCTCACGGCAAGCTTCGGCGATGACCGTGCCGAAGAGGGTGCGGCGCTGGCGGCGCGCGCGCCGGTCGATCTCCGCGCCAACCTGATCAAGAGCGATGCGCAGAAGGTTGCGGCGGAGCTTGCCGAGTATCACGCGCAGCCGACCCGCTGGTCGCCGACGGGCGTGCGCATCGCGCTCGGCTCGGACGCGAAGGCGCCGCCGCTGCAATCGGAGCCCGGCTATCTCAAGGGCATGTTCGAGGTGCAGGACGAAGGCTCGCAGCTTGCGGCCTTGTTCGCCGCGCCCGAGGGCGGCAAGCGTGTTATCGATCTTTGCGCCGGGGCCGGCGGCAAGAGCCTCGCGCTCGCGGCACTCATGCACAACCGCGGCGAGGTCATCGCGACCGACAGCGACAAGCGGCGCTTAGCGCCGATCTATGCGCGTCTCGAGCGCGCCAGCGCGAAATGCGTCAAAGTGCTGACGCCGCGCGGCAAGACCGACGTCCTTGCCGAGTTCGATCTCAGCGCCGACCTCGTGTTGGTCGATGCGCCGTGCACGGGCAGCGGCGCGTGGCGGCGCAACCCGGACGCCAAATGGCGTATCCGGCCCGGCGCCTTGGAAATCCGAGAGCGCGAGCAGGCCGAGGTGCTGGACCGCGCCGCGCGCCTGGTGCGGCCGGGCGGGCGGCTCGCCTACGTCACGTGCTCGGTGCTGGACAACGAGAACGGCGCGCAGGTGCGCAGTTTCCTCAGCCGATCGAAGAGTTTTTCGGTGATTTTGCCGGACGAGGTCATCTCGGCGCTCGGCGAGCGCGCGATGGTGTTCGGCAAGGCGGCGCGGCTTTCGGCCGAGGGCATCCTGATGACCCCGCGGACCACCGAGACCGATGGGTTTTTTGTTAGCGTTTTGAGGCGGGAAGGCTAG
- a CDS encoding NADP-dependent oxidoreductase — protein sequence MAETHRRIIMTSRPKAEPTPDNFRLEEGPVPKAGAGEILVRTKYLSLDPYMRGRMSDAASYAAPVEVGGLMQGELVGEVVSSDNEKFKVGEHIAGHLGWQSHAVSNGKGLRKLDAGQPLAPSLGVLGMPGMTAYTGLLEIGQPKAGETVLVAAASGAVGQLVGQIAKLKGARAVGIAGGPEKCRYVVEELGFDACIDHKAPGMAEHLKEACPKGVDVYFENVGGPVFEAVFPLFNFFARMPVCGLISQYNMTELPAGPNKVPQLFRAVLTKRLTIRGFIVWDFAAREADFRRDMAAWVKSGEIKHREHIVDGLENAPSAFIGLLRGENFGKTVVRVAPDAK from the coding sequence ATGGCCGAAACCCACCGCCGCATCATCATGACGTCGCGCCCGAAGGCGGAGCCGACGCCGGACAATTTCCGTCTCGAAGAAGGTCCGGTGCCGAAAGCCGGCGCGGGCGAAATTCTGGTTCGCACGAAATATCTCTCGCTCGATCCGTACATGCGCGGGCGCATGAGCGATGCGGCATCGTATGCTGCGCCGGTCGAAGTCGGCGGTCTCATGCAGGGAGAGCTCGTCGGCGAAGTCGTCTCGTCCGACAACGAGAAGTTCAAAGTCGGCGAGCATATCGCGGGCCACCTTGGCTGGCAGAGCCACGCGGTGTCGAACGGCAAGGGTCTGCGCAAGCTCGACGCGGGGCAGCCGCTGGCGCCGTCGCTCGGTGTGCTCGGTATGCCGGGCATGACGGCTTACACGGGCTTGCTCGAAATCGGTCAGCCGAAGGCCGGCGAGACGGTCTTGGTCGCGGCGGCGTCCGGCGCAGTCGGGCAACTCGTCGGACAGATCGCGAAGCTGAAAGGCGCACGCGCCGTCGGTATCGCGGGCGGGCCGGAAAAGTGCCGCTACGTCGTCGAGGAACTCGGCTTCGATGCATGCATCGATCACAAAGCGCCCGGTATGGCGGAGCATCTTAAAGAGGCGTGCCCGAAGGGTGTGGACGTCTATTTCGAGAATGTCGGCGGTCCGGTGTTCGAAGCGGTTTTTCCGCTGTTCAACTTCTTCGCACGCATGCCGGTGTGCGGACTGATCTCGCAATACAACATGACGGAATTGCCGGCAGGTCCGAACAAGGTGCCGCAGCTGTTCCGTGCCGTTTTGACGAAGCGTCTCACGATCCGCGGTTTCATCGTGTGGGATTTCGCCGCGCGCGAAGCCGACTTCCGCCGCGACATGGCGGCATGGGTGAAGAGCGGCGAGATCAAGCACCGCGAACATATCGTCGATGGTCTCGAGAATGCGCCGAGCGCTTTCATCGGCCTTCTGCGCGGCGAGAATTTCGGCAAGACCGTCGTGCGCGTCGCACCGGACGCGAAGTAA
- a CDS encoding DUF2268 domain-containing putative Zn-dependent protease (predicted Zn-dependent protease with a strongly conserved HExxH motif), translated as MSVRFVPLDAGSEFAPGRLTQLVGYLEAALADVGPPIDAKNVDVLLTPTHRPIAGWDAQGFAQSAHLITIGVDPRCDGREKGSIALQLRAQLAHELHHATRFAGPGYGTTLGEALISEGLAQCYEEEVGCPTPNYAVEVSGVPLRQLAANAIGELSAVSYDHPKWFFGTGNSANFPRWGGYSLGYALVKAWLNESGTTASKAVAIPVSEILPQAFELFGEKVEASAA; from the coding sequence ATGTCTGTTCGTTTTGTCCCGCTCGACGCGGGGAGTGAATTTGCACCCGGCCGTTTGACGCAGCTCGTTGGTTATCTGGAAGCCGCATTAGCGGACGTTGGTCCGCCGATCGATGCCAAGAATGTCGACGTTCTTTTAACGCCAACGCATCGACCAATCGCGGGATGGGACGCGCAAGGGTTTGCTCAGTCCGCGCATTTGATAACCATTGGCGTCGATCCGCGTTGCGATGGTCGTGAGAAGGGATCGATCGCACTGCAGTTGCGTGCGCAGCTTGCTCACGAGCTGCACCACGCCACGCGATTTGCCGGGCCGGGCTACGGCACGACGCTTGGTGAGGCTTTGATCTCCGAAGGCCTAGCGCAATGTTACGAGGAAGAAGTCGGCTGTCCGACGCCGAACTACGCCGTTGAGGTTAGCGGTGTACCCCTCCGTCAGCTGGCGGCCAACGCCATCGGAGAGCTTTCGGCAGTCTCCTATGATCACCCAAAATGGTTCTTTGGCACAGGGAACAGCGCAAACTTTCCGCGCTGGGGCGGGTACAGCCTTGGCTACGCGCTAGTGAAGGCTTGGCTGAACGAGAGTGGAACGACTGCTTCAAAAGCTGTTGCGATTCCAGTTTCGGAGATTCTGCCGCAAGCGTTTGAGCTGTTCGGGGAAAAAGTTGAGGCCTCGGCCGCATAA
- a CDS encoding cell envelope integrity EipB family protein — MGYRSNFAGLALVALLGGTALAQPPDQAPLAGHRAVYDLSLVRTSGKDSLDSVRGRILYDFAGSPCEGYTLNFRQVTELDSGEGKKVTSDLRTTNFEDGDGSSFRFVTQNFLDNKPADHSEGQGSRSGAKSSVKLTKPAAKTVELGDVIFPSEHMRQIIITARDGKKLLEVAVYDGSDNGEKIYNSLTVIGGEIAAGAKAPDDAAAGQASLASLKRWPVTISYFEKGKNDGDQTPAYAISFEIYENGVARAIKIDYGTFALDGKLSGLEMREAKACK, encoded by the coding sequence ATGGGTTATCGTTCAAATTTTGCAGGTCTCGCGCTGGTTGCGTTGCTCGGCGGCACGGCGCTCGCACAACCACCAGATCAAGCTCCGCTAGCGGGTCATCGCGCGGTCTACGATCTTTCGCTGGTGCGGACCTCCGGCAAGGACTCGCTGGACTCGGTGCGCGGCCGCATCTTGTACGATTTCGCCGGTTCGCCGTGTGAGGGCTACACGCTGAACTTCCGCCAGGTCACCGAACTCGACTCCGGTGAGGGCAAGAAGGTCACCAGCGATCTGCGCACGACGAATTTCGAGGACGGCGACGGATCGTCGTTCCGGTTCGTGACGCAGAACTTCCTCGACAACAAACCTGCCGATCATTCCGAGGGCCAGGGCTCGCGCAGCGGTGCCAAGTCTTCCGTGAAGCTGACGAAGCCGGCGGCGAAGACGGTCGAACTCGGCGATGTTATTTTCCCGTCCGAGCATATGCGCCAGATCATTATCACGGCACGCGACGGCAAGAAGCTGCTTGAAGTCGCGGTCTATGACGGCTCCGACAATGGCGAGAAGATCTACAACTCGCTCACCGTTATCGGCGGCGAAATCGCGGCCGGGGCAAAAGCTCCCGACGACGCGGCGGCCGGGCAGGCGAGCCTTGCGAGCCTGAAGCGCTGGCCCGTCACGATCAGTTATTTCGAGAAGGGCAAGAACGACGGTGATCAGACGCCGGCGTATGCGATCAGCTTCGAGATCTACGAGAACGGTGTCGCGCGCGCGATCAAAATCGACTACGGCACCTTCGCGCTCGACGGCAAGCTGAGCGGCCTTGAGATGCGCGAAGCTAAGGCGTGTAAGTAG
- a CDS encoding biotin-dependent carboxyltransferase family protein has product MTLRTLSAGPGCTIQDSGRHGYLRYGVTGAGPMDPLAHAIANRALSNPAGAAAIEVSLGGIEVTSETETLALAFAGGDFAATLDGQPLPSAAIALIEPGAKLKLRAGPSGNWCYLAVAGGFNVPLVLGSASTHTRTQIGGLQGRALKVGDTIRTGKPAYSAFFNAIIDAPILDRPPETIRVLLGPQDDYFAADEIEKFLAGPWTISARGDRMACFLEGPKLTHSQGYNITSDGIAMGAIQVPGEGQPIVLMADRQSTGGYPKIATIIGPDHGRLAQARPGTSIRFRAVSHKEAVAARAEEHAFLAGPIKAEPLIRTEFSSEFLLGLNLIDGYVDAEQRPSK; this is encoded by the coding sequence ATGACGCTGCGCACTCTCTCGGCCGGTCCTGGCTGCACGATCCAAGATAGCGGCCGCCACGGCTATCTCCGTTACGGCGTCACCGGTGCAGGCCCGATGGACCCGCTTGCGCATGCGATCGCTAACCGTGCGCTGAGTAATCCGGCAGGCGCCGCCGCGATTGAAGTCTCGCTCGGCGGCATCGAAGTGACCAGCGAGACCGAGACACTCGCGCTCGCCTTCGCGGGCGGAGACTTTGCCGCGACACTCGATGGGCAACCGCTTCCGTCAGCCGCAATCGCCTTGATCGAGCCCGGCGCAAAATTGAAACTCCGCGCGGGGCCATCGGGAAACTGGTGCTATCTCGCCGTCGCGGGCGGCTTCAATGTACCCCTCGTCCTCGGCTCAGCTTCGACGCATACGCGCACGCAGATCGGCGGTCTGCAGGGCCGCGCTCTCAAAGTCGGCGATACGATCCGCACCGGTAAGCCGGCTTACTCCGCATTCTTCAACGCTATCATCGATGCTCCGATCCTCGATCGTCCGCCCGAGACGATCCGCGTTCTCCTCGGCCCGCAAGACGACTATTTCGCGGCAGACGAAATCGAGAAATTCCTCGCCGGTCCGTGGACAATTTCAGCGCGCGGCGACCGCATGGCGTGCTTCCTCGAAGGCCCGAAACTCACGCATTCGCAAGGGTACAACATCACGTCGGACGGCATCGCGATGGGCGCGATCCAGGTGCCGGGCGAAGGCCAGCCCATCGTCCTCATGGCCGACCGTCAATCCACCGGCGGCTATCCGAAGATCGCGACGATCATCGGTCCCGATCATGGCCGCCTTGCGCAAGCGCGCCCCGGCACCAGCATCCGCTTCCGCGCGGTCTCTCACAAAGAAGCCGTCGCGGCCCGCGCCGAGGAACACGCCTTCCTCGCCGGGCCGATCAAAGCCGAGCCGCTGATCCGCACCGAATTCTCATCCGAGTTTCTGCTTGGCCTCAACCTGATTGATGGGTATGTCGACGCCGAGCAACGCCCCTCGAAGTAG
- a CDS encoding MAPEG family protein has protein sequence MLVQATLVPLFVQVALTFALMFGMIFTRIGVLNDKSVHPRDIVLGQPNWPEQPTKFANAFRNQFELPVLFYVLCILAIITRQADFLFVILAWIFVAARLAQAFIAVTSNKLQLRGGFFFLSAIVLVIMWALFAIDVIFGL, from the coding sequence ATGCTGGTCCAGGCAACGCTCGTTCCGCTGTTCGTTCAGGTCGCGCTCACCTTTGCGCTGATGTTCGGCATGATCTTCACGCGGATCGGCGTGCTGAACGACAAAAGCGTTCATCCGCGCGACATCGTGCTCGGGCAGCCGAATTGGCCCGAGCAGCCGACCAAGTTTGCGAATGCTTTCCGCAATCAGTTCGAGCTGCCGGTTCTTTTCTACGTTCTCTGCATTCTCGCGATCATCACGCGGCAGGCTGATTTTCTGTTCGTCATTCTGGCGTGGATTTTCGTCGCGGCGCGTCTCGCGCAAGCTTTCATCGCGGTCACGTCGAACAAACTTCAATTGCGTGGCGGCTTCTTTTTTCTCAGTGCGATTGTGCTCGTCATTATGTGGGCGCTGTTCGCCATCGATGTGATTTTTGGATTATGA
- the guaB gene encoding IMP dehydrogenase, with amino-acid sequence MAEFREGLTFDDVLLQPGLSDVLPSDVDVRSRVTRTIKLNIPILASAMDTVTEARMAIAMAQAGGLGVIHRNLEPDQQAAEVRQVKKFESGMVVNPVTIHPSATLAEAFDIMKAHNISGIPVVEKGNGRAGKLVGILTNRDVRFATNLSQPVSELMTKDRLITVTESVNHEEAKRLLHQHRIEKLLVVDDAYRCVGLITVKDIEKAVANPNACKDEQGRLRVAAATTIGDKGFARTEQLIDAGVDLVVVDTAHGHSRGVLAAVNRIKKLSNMVQVVAGNVATADGAQALIDAGADSIKVGIGPGSICTTRIVAGVGVPQLTAIMDSVEAAQKNDIPVIADGGIKFSGDLAKALAAGAECAMVGSLLAGTDETPGEVYLYQGRSYKSYRGMGSVSAMARGSADRYFQQDIKDSLKLVPEGVEGQVAYKGSAGHVLHQLAGGLRAAMGYVGAPTLEEFRKKARFVRISSAGLRESHVHDVTITRESPNYPGRG; translated from the coding sequence ATGGCAGAATTTCGCGAAGGTTTAACGTTCGACGACGTTCTGCTGCAGCCTGGGCTCTCGGACGTTCTCCCTTCAGATGTCGATGTCCGCTCGCGCGTCACGCGCACGATCAAGCTGAACATTCCGATCCTCGCGTCCGCGATGGACACCGTCACGGAAGCCCGCATGGCGATCGCCATGGCGCAGGCCGGCGGCCTCGGCGTCATTCACCGCAACCTCGAGCCCGATCAACAAGCCGCCGAAGTCCGGCAGGTGAAGAAGTTCGAATCCGGCATGGTGGTGAACCCGGTCACCATCCACCCGAGCGCGACGCTCGCCGAAGCCTTCGACATCATGAAGGCGCACAACATCTCGGGCATTCCAGTGGTCGAGAAGGGCAATGGCCGCGCCGGCAAGCTGGTTGGTATTCTCACCAACCGCGACGTACGTTTTGCGACGAACCTGTCGCAGCCCGTCTCCGAATTGATGACGAAGGATCGCCTCATCACGGTGACGGAGAGCGTCAATCACGAAGAGGCCAAGCGCCTCTTGCATCAACATCGGATCGAGAAATTGCTCGTCGTCGATGATGCGTATCGTTGCGTCGGCCTCATCACGGTGAAGGACATCGAAAAGGCGGTCGCCAATCCGAATGCGTGCAAGGACGAGCAGGGCCGTCTGCGGGTCGCCGCTGCGACGACGATCGGCGACAAGGGGTTTGCGCGCACCGAGCAGTTGATCGACGCAGGCGTCGATCTCGTCGTCGTCGACACGGCGCATGGTCATTCGCGCGGCGTGCTCGCCGCCGTCAACCGCATCAAGAAACTGTCGAATATGGTGCAAGTGGTCGCCGGCAATGTCGCGACAGCCGACGGCGCTCAAGCGCTGATCGACGCAGGCGCGGATTCGATCAAGGTCGGCATCGGGCCGGGCTCGATTTGCACGACGCGCATCGTCGCGGGCGTCGGCGTTCCGCAGCTCACAGCGATCATGGATTCGGTCGAAGCCGCGCAGAAGAACGACATTCCCGTCATCGCCGACGGCGGCATCAAATTCTCGGGCGATCTTGCGAAGGCGCTCGCGGCCGGCGCCGAATGCGCGATGGTGGGCTCGCTGCTCGCGGGCACGGACGAGACGCCGGGCGAGGTCTACCTCTATCAGGGCCGCTCGTACAAATCGTATCGCGGCATGGGCTCGGTGAGCGCGATGGCGCGCGGCTCAGCCGACCGCTACTTCCAACAAGACATCAAGGACTCGCTCAAGCTCGTGCCGGAAGGCGTCGAGGGCCAGGTGGCCTACAAGGGCTCGGCCGGCCACGTGCTGCATCAGCTCGCCGGCGGCCTCCGCGCCGCCATGGGCTATGTCGGCGCACCGACATTGGAAGAGTTCCGCAAGAAGGCGCGCTTCGTGCGCATCTCGTCGGCCGGTCTGCGCGAGAGCCACGTTCACGATGTGACGATCACGCGCGAAAGCCCGAATTACCCGGGCCGCGGATAA
- the guaA gene encoding glutamine-hydrolyzing GMP synthase: MADQSHDKILIIDFGSQVTQLIARRVREEGVYSEIVPFQKAEEAFRTMRPKGVILSGGPASVTEQVSPRAPQAIFDAGIPVLGICYGEQTMAAQLGGGVEGGHHREFGRAEIEVKESVPLFEGVWEKGKRYPVWMSHGDRVTHLPPGFEVIAVSDNAPFAAIADTKRDFYAVQFHPEVVHTPDGAKLLRNFVRKIAGLTGDWTMRAFREESIEKIRAQVGKGRVICGLSGGVDSAVAAVLIHEAIGEQLTCVFVDHGLMRLGEATQVVTLFRDHYNIPLVHVNAEEMFLGELAKAGADPEAKRKTIGRLFIDVFEAEAKKIGGADFLAQGTLYPDVIESVSFTGGPSVTIKSHHNVGGLPERMNMKLVEPLRELFKDEVRVLGRELGLPEAFVGRHPFPGPGLAIRCPGEITKEKLDILRLADAIYIEEIRKAGLYDTIWQAFAVLLPVRTVGVMGDARTYESVLALRAVTSTDGMTADFFPFDMAFLGRVATRIINEVRGVNRVVYDVTSKPPGTIEWE, encoded by the coding sequence ATGGCTGACCAATCCCACGACAAAATCCTCATCATCGACTTCGGCTCGCAGGTCACGCAGCTCATCGCAAGGCGCGTGCGCGAGGAAGGCGTCTATTCCGAAATCGTGCCGTTCCAGAAAGCCGAAGAGGCATTCCGGACCATGCGGCCGAAGGGCGTGATCCTGTCCGGCGGACCGGCCTCGGTCACCGAGCAGGTTTCGCCGCGCGCACCGCAGGCGATCTTCGATGCGGGCATCCCGGTTCTCGGCATTTGCTATGGCGAGCAGACGATGGCGGCGCAGCTCGGCGGCGGCGTCGAAGGTGGACATCACCGCGAGTTCGGCCGCGCCGAGATCGAGGTGAAGGAAAGCGTCCCGTTGTTCGAGGGCGTGTGGGAGAAGGGCAAGCGCTATCCGGTTTGGATGAGCCACGGCGACCGCGTCACGCATCTGCCGCCGGGGTTTGAAGTCATCGCGGTGTCCGACAATGCGCCGTTCGCGGCGATTGCCGACACGAAGCGCGATTTCTACGCCGTGCAGTTCCATCCCGAGGTCGTGCACACGCCGGACGGCGCGAAGCTGCTACGCAACTTCGTACGCAAGATCGCGGGCCTCACCGGCGATTGGACGATGCGCGCGTTCCGCGAAGAGTCGATCGAGAAAATCCGCGCTCAGGTCGGCAAAGGCCGGGTGATCTGCGGTCTCTCGGGTGGCGTGGACTCAGCCGTTGCAGCGGTGCTGATCCACGAAGCGATCGGCGAACAGCTCACGTGCGTGTTTGTCGATCACGGATTGATGCGGCTCGGCGAAGCGACGCAGGTCGTGACGCTGTTCCGCGATCACTACAACATTCCGCTCGTGCACGTGAATGCCGAAGAGATGTTCCTCGGTGAGCTCGCGAAGGCGGGGGCCGACCCGGAAGCGAAGCGCAAGACGATCGGCCGTCTGTTCATCGACGTGTTCGAGGCAGAAGCGAAGAAGATCGGCGGCGCCGATTTCCTCGCGCAGGGCACGCTCTATCCGGATGTGATCGAGAGCGTGTCGTTCACGGGCGGCCCGTCGGTGACGATCAAGTCGCACCACAACGTCGGCGGTCTGCCCGAGCGCATGAATATGAAGCTCGTGGAGCCGCTGCGCGAATTGTTCAAAGACGAGGTGCGCGTGCTCGGCCGCGAGCTTGGCTTGCCTGAAGCCTTCGTCGGTCGGCATCCCTTCCCAGGGCCGGGTCTCGCGATCCGCTGCCCGGGCGAGATCACGAAAGAGAAGCTCGATATTCTGCGGCTCGCGGATGCGATCTACATCGAGGAGATCCGCAAAGCAGGGCTTTACGATACGATCTGGCAGGCGTTCGCGGTATTGCTCCCGGTGCGCACGGTCGGCGTGATGGGCGATGCACGCACCTACGAGAGCGTACTGGCGCTCCGCGCGGTGACGTCGACCGACGGCATGACGGCGGACTTCTTCCCGTTCGACATGGCGTTCCTCGGCCGCGTTGCGACGCGCATCATCAACGAGGTGCGCGGCGTCAACCGCGTCGTTTACGACGTGACGTCGAAGCCGCCCGGCACGATCGAGTGGGAGTGA
- a CDS encoding RidA family protein, whose amino-acid sequence MAGNVEKRLEELGIVLPSPTTPVANYVPFVRTHNFLVLSGQICFGADGKLVAKGKLGGGVSIEDGQKAARACAINLLAQIKAAVGDLDKVARVVRLGGFINSMPDFTDGPKVMNGASDLMVEVFADKGRHARSTVGVASLPADAAVEVEGYFEVD is encoded by the coding sequence ATGGCTGGTAACGTCGAGAAGCGCTTGGAAGAACTCGGAATTGTTCTCCCCTCACCGACAACGCCGGTCGCAAATTATGTTCCCTTCGTGCGTACGCATAATTTTCTCGTCCTCTCCGGCCAGATTTGTTTCGGCGCAGACGGCAAGCTCGTCGCCAAGGGCAAACTCGGCGGCGGCGTGTCGATCGAGGACGGTCAGAAGGCCGCACGCGCCTGCGCGATCAACCTCCTGGCACAGATCAAGGCCGCGGTCGGCGATCTCGACAAGGTCGCCCGCGTCGTCCGCCTTGGCGGCTTCATCAATTCGATGCCGGACTTCACTGACGGCCCAAAGGTTATGAACGGCGCGTCCGACCTCATGGTCGAGGTATTCGCCGACAAGGGCCGCCATGCCCGCTCCACCGTCGGCGTCGCATCGCTGCCGGCCGATGCTGCCGTTGAAGTCGAAGGCTACTTTGAGGTCGACTAA
- a CDS encoding ribonuclease activity regulator RraA has translation MSQDAKKDAKIIEVLSQITTATLTTILLKKGLRNVWIRGTMPIREGQKRLVGRAFTLRFVPAREDLATPESWSSPKSTRAAIEAMPEGCIAVVDAMGVTDAGIFGDILCARMQKKGVAALITDGVVRDMAGVLSTNLPVWCQGAAAPPSVAGLTFVNWQEPIACGGVAVFPDDIIVVDDDGAVLIPAALVDAVVELAPEQERLEAWIMKEVEAGSALPGLYPPNAENKARYEASKK, from the coding sequence ATGTCCCAAGACGCCAAGAAAGACGCCAAAATTATCGAAGTGCTGTCGCAGATCACCACCGCGACACTCACCACGATCCTGCTCAAGAAGGGCCTGCGCAACGTTTGGATCCGCGGGACGATGCCGATCCGCGAAGGCCAGAAGCGCCTGGTCGGCCGCGCCTTCACGCTCCGCTTCGTCCCGGCCCGCGAAGACCTCGCGACGCCTGAGTCTTGGTCATCGCCGAAGTCCACCCGCGCCGCCATCGAAGCGATGCCGGAAGGCTGCATCGCGGTCGTCGACGCAATGGGCGTCACCGACGCCGGCATCTTCGGCGACATACTGTGCGCCCGCATGCAGAAGAAAGGCGTCGCCGCGCTGATCACCGACGGCGTCGTGCGCGATATGGCGGGCGTGCTCTCGACCAATCTGCCGGTCTGGTGCCAAGGCGCGGCCGCGCCGCCGTCCGTCGCCGGCCTCACCTTCGTCAACTGGCAGGAGCCGATCGCCTGCGGCGGCGTCGCCGTATTTCCGGACGACATCATCGTCGTCGATGACGATGGCGCCGTGCTGATCCCGGCCGCGCTTGTCGACGCCGTCGTCGAACTCGCCCCCGAGCAGGAGCGGCTCGAAGCCTGGATCATGAAGGAAGTCGAAGCCGGCTCCGCCCTGCCCGGCCTCTATCCGCCGAACGCCGAGAACAAAGCGCGTTACGAAGCGTCGAAGAAGTAA